A window of Devosia chinhatensis genomic DNA:
GTTTCCCCCGTCGATGGCGCCAATAGCGCCACGACAGCCAGCAATGGGACGATGGCGAGATCCTCGAGCAGGAGGATCGAGACCATTTTCTGGCCCCCATCGGTGGCCAGCTCGCCCCGTTCGCCCAGGATCTGCATGACAATGGCGGTCGAGGTCAGCACGAAGCCCATGCCGAAGACGAAGGCGACGACGGGCGTGAACCCCAGCAGGATCCCCGTTCCCGTCAGCAAGGCCCCGCACAGACCCACCTGGATCACCCCCAGCCCGAAAATCTGCCTGCGCAGCGCCCAGAGCTTGGAGGGCTCCATTTCGAGACCGATGATGAAGAGGAACAGCACGACGCCCAGTTCGGCGGCCGCAAGCACCGCGGCCGGATCGGAGATCAGTCCGATCCCGGACGGTCCGAGCAACAGCCCGGCCGCCAGATAACCTAGCACGGCGCCCAGGCCGAGCCGCTTGAAGATCGGCACCGCGATCGTTCCGGCCGCCAGCAGCGCCACGATCGGAATCAGGTCCACGCCGTGATGCGCAGCTTCCGCCGCGTGCGCAACAACCTCGCCTGCCATTGAAATCTCCAGAGCGCTTGGATCACCAGAGTGGTGCCGCTTTGGCCCTGCCGTCAAGCATCACCGATGCATGGCTTGCCTTCAGGTCCCGCCCGGCTCGATACCGCTCGGCGCTGTGCCCGATGGGGGCTCGAGCCGCTCCTGCTTGCGCTGCTCGTTATCGTCGCCATGTCGCTTTTCGCGGATGACCTGGGCGGCATTGGCCAGCAATTCGTCCCGGTCGGACATATATTTGGTTCGTCGCACCGGCCGTTTGGGCTGCACCGGCTTGCTTGGCAGGGCGTGCGAAATGATAGATTGCGCGATCAGCAGTGTCGGCACCGCCACAAGCCCTCCCACCGGTCCCCAGGCCCAGATCCAGAAGGTGATGGACAGGAAGATTACGAAGGGATTGAGCGTCAGCGTCCGCCCGATGAAATGCGGTGTAAAGATCTGGCCTTCGACAAAGTTGATGCTGGCATAGCAGATGACCGGCAGCAGGATGTCCACGAGATTGGTCTGCGTGCCAAGCCCCACAGCCACAAGCGTCGTCACCATGATGGCCTGCCCAACATAGGGCACATAATTGAGCACGCCGGCCATGGCGCCCCACAGGAGCGGCGACGGCATGCCGATGGCCCACATGGCCAGGGTCACAGCTGTACCGACGCAGATATTGATCATGGTCACTGACAGCAGGAACCGGCTGACCTTGAACTCGACGTCACGGAAAACATGCGCCGTGCGCCAGCGCATGCGGCGCGTCACGCACATCGAGAGCACCGACATGCGGATATGGTCGCGGGTCGCGACGAAGAAGTAGAGGCTGGCGAGGAAAATAGCGATCTGCGCCAGGATTGCCGGGGCGAGCATGGCCATACCCGTCACCGCGCTGCCATCCTCCACGGTCACCGACATGGCTTCACCCGTGCCCAGAATCGAGCCGATCTGCGCTTGGAAGTCGCTGATCGACTGCAGCGGCTCCCGCAGATTGGCGATCTGCTGCTGAAGCTTTTCCCAGATGAGCGGCGCCCGCGCCACCCAGTCGCTGAGCGGCACCGCGAACAATGTTCCAAAGCCGCCGATGACACCAAGCAGCAAAAGCACCACGATGCCCGCCGACAGCGCCGGCGGCACGCCCCAGCGTTCCAGCCGATCAGCCACGGGGCCGAACATCAGCCCGATGACGATAGCCAGCGTCACCGGCGCCAGGAACACCTGTCCGGCCTGCAGCGCCATCAGCAGGACGACGAAACCGACAAAGACGATGGCCAGTCGCGACGCGTTGCCGAGCACCCGCTCGAACTGGCTTTCATTCATGTCGATGGGACGCCCCTTGACGCCTGGCTGCAGCATACTGTGTCCACCTTTGGGAATGCCAGCCAACGTTTCGGCGGGGACATTCGTTCCTGCGCCCATCTCGGTCATCGACCATGCCCTTGCGCTTGGATAAGCTCGGCCCGAATCCGCTCCTTTGCCCAGAAGAACAGACATGACGCGCAAGATCATCATCGACACCGATCCCGGCCAGGACGACGCCGTCGCCATCCTGCTGGCCCTGGCCTCGCCCGAGGAATTGGACGTGTTGGGCATCGTCGCCGTTGCCGGCAATGTCGGCGTGCATCAGAACGCCATCAATGCCCGCAAGGTCGTCGAGCTGTCCGGCCGCACCGACATCCCCGTCTATGCGGGCTGCTCGCGCCCCATGCGCCGCCATCTGGTCACGGCCGAACACGTGCACGGAGAAACTGGTCTCAACGGCCCCGACCTTCCCGAGCCCACCATTCCGCTCCAGGCCCAGCATGGCGTAGACTACATCATCGAAACCTTGATGAATGCCGAGCCCAAGACCATCACCCTCTGCACTCTGGGGCCGCTGACCAATATCGCCATGGCACTGGTCAAGCAGCCGGCCATTGCCGAGCGCATCCAGGAAATCGTCATGATGGGCGGCGCCTATTTCGAGGTGGGCAACATCACCCCGGCCGCCGAGTTCAACATCTATGTGGACCCCGAGGCGGCCGATGTCGTCATGCGCTGCGGTGCACCGATCACCATTCAGCCGCTCGACGTCACCCACATGATCCAGTCCACGCCCGCCCGCCTCGCCGCCATCAAGGCCATTGGCAACAAGAGCGGGCAGGCCGTCCATGACATGCTCACCTTCTCGGAGAGCTTCGATCTCAAGAAATACGGCTGGGACGGCGCGCCTCTGCACGACCCCACCGTCATTGCCTACCTGCTCCAGCCCGACCTGTTCGAGGGTCGCCATTGCAACGTGGCCATCGAAACCGCCAGCGAGCTGACGGTCGGCATGACCGTGGTGGATTACTGGCACGTCACCGGTCGCGCCTATAACGCGACCTATTTCCGCTCCGGTAACGCCGAGGGCTTCTATAAGCTGCTGACCGAAAGGCTGGCCCGCCTGCCCTGATAGCCGAAGGCTACCCTCTCCCCCCGGGGAGAGGTCAGAGCCGCACCTCCCGGCCCACGCCGATATTTTCCAGAAACGCCCGGTCGTGACTGACCACCAGCAGGGCCCCGTCGTAGGCACGGAGCCCCGCCTCCACCACTTCCACCGCCGCCACATCGAGATGGTTGGTCGGCTCGTCCAGCACAATCAGCATGGGGGGCACGCCGCCGCCCAGCACGCAGGCGAGCCCGGCCCGCAGCATTTCCCCGCCGCTCAGGGTACCCACCTCTTGCAGGGCCGCCGCATTGCGGAACTGGAACGCCGCCAGAACCGCGCGGCAATCATTGACCGAGCTTTCCGGATTGAGCCGCCGAAAGTTCTCGAGAATGGTCTCGCCCCGGTCCAGCAGCCCGACCTGCTGGTCGAGCAAAGCCAGCTTGCCCCCGATCTGCACCGATCCCGATAGCGGCTGCAATTGCCCCGTCAGCAGCTTGAGCAGGCTGGTCTTGCCCACGCCGTTCGGCCCGGTGATCGCCACACGTTCGGGTCCGATCATGTCCATGGCGAAATCGCGGATCACCGGATGCTCCGGGTCATGCCCGCCGGTCAGTCCGCTGGCCCGCAACAACACCTTGCCCGACGGCACACCGCTTGAGGGCAGCTTGACCGCGAAGGGCGCCAAAACCTCGATTCGCGCCCGTGCCGCCTCCGCTTGCGCCTCCACGGCATCGGCCTGTTTCTGCGCCAGCCGGTCGAGGCCGCCGGCCGTCGCCTCCGCTTGCCGCTTGAGGCCGCCCATCACGATCTTGGGCATGTCGCCCCTGGCGCCCTTCCTCCGGCCGCTGGCATCGCGCTTGTCCTGCTTTTCCCGCGCGTCCTGTGCCGCCCGGGCCGCATCGCGAACCTGCTTCTCTGCCACGTCGAGATCATGCTGGGCATTGGCCAGGTCCAGCGCCTTGCGCTCGCGGTAAAAGCTCCAATTGCCGCCATAGGTCGTCGCGCCCAGCCCTGTCAGTTCGACTATGGCATCCATGGTGTCCAGCAGGTCGCGATCGTGGCTGATCACGATGGCGGCGCCACGCCAGCGCGCCAGCATCTCGGTGACCGCCGCACGACCTTCCGCATCGAGATTGTTGGTTGGCTCGTCGAGCAGGATCAGGTCAGGTCCGTCGAATACCAGCGCCGCCAGCGCCGCCCGTGTTCGCTGCCCGCCCGAAAGCGTCGACAGCCTTGTCTGTGGCGTCACCGAAAGCTTGAGGGCCGCCAGGGCCTCCCCCAGCCGCGCCTCGAGGGTCCAGTCCGCTTCGGCCAGCTCTTCGGCTTCAGCCAGCCCGGCCATCGCCCGCTCGACGAGCGCGAGCCCGTCGCGGACACCGAAAAGATCGGCGATCGTTTCCTCGGGCTGGGGCTGAACCTGCTGGCGTAGCAGGCCGATACGCCCGCTGACCATGATGGCGCCTGACGCAGGCGTCAGCGTGCCCGAGATCAGGCGAAACAGCGTGCTCTTGCCCACGCCATTGCGACCCACAAGCCCGGTGCGCCCGGGGCCGAAGGTCAGGTCAAGGTTGGAAAAGAGGGTGCGGTTATCAGGACCCGTATAGGTCAGATGCGAAATCGTCACGGATAGGGGCATGGATCGAAAGGTTCCCAGTGGCAGAGCAGGTTGGCTGTGCGTGTGGGATGCGATCCATTGGATACCGTCCGGTCGGGTTGCGATCGCTAGAACATAATCGTCCCGCGCCCCACGTCAACCGCTCTGGTCAAGGACCCGCGCTCGGAATAATGTCCGCACTCTCTCGTCTGGACGCTTTGGCCATGGATCTCTTCACGCTCGCCGCTTTCACCCTGGCCTATGCCATTGCCGTTCTGGTTCCGGGCCCAGGCGTTGCTGCCGTGGTCGCCCGCGCCCTGGGCGGCGGCTTCCGCGGCGCCTTCCCCATGGTGCTCGGCATCCTCGCGGGCGATCTGGTCTATTTCCTCTTTGCCGTCTTTGGTCTTGCCGCGATCGCTACCCATTTCGGCGCCATCTTCACGATC
This region includes:
- a CDS encoding AI-2E family transporter encodes the protein MLQPGVKGRPIDMNESQFERVLGNASRLAIVFVGFVVLLMALQAGQVFLAPVTLAIVIGLMFGPVADRLERWGVPPALSAGIVVLLLLGVIGGFGTLFAVPLSDWVARAPLIWEKLQQQIANLREPLQSISDFQAQIGSILGTGEAMSVTVEDGSAVTGMAMLAPAILAQIAIFLASLYFFVATRDHIRMSVLSMCVTRRMRWRTAHVFRDVEFKVSRFLLSVTMINICVGTAVTLAMWAIGMPSPLLWGAMAGVLNYVPYVGQAIMVTTLVAVGLGTQTNLVDILLPVICYASINFVEGQIFTPHFIGRTLTLNPFVIFLSITFWIWAWGPVGGLVAVPTLLIAQSIISHALPSKPVQPKRPVRRTKYMSDRDELLANAAQVIREKRHGDDNEQRKQERLEPPSGTAPSGIEPGGT
- a CDS encoding nucleoside hydrolase, encoding MTRKIIIDTDPGQDDAVAILLALASPEELDVLGIVAVAGNVGVHQNAINARKVVELSGRTDIPVYAGCSRPMRRHLVTAEHVHGETGLNGPDLPEPTIPLQAQHGVDYIIETLMNAEPKTITLCTLGPLTNIAMALVKQPAIAERIQEIVMMGGAYFEVGNITPAAEFNIYVDPEAADVVMRCGAPITIQPLDVTHMIQSTPARLAAIKAIGNKSGQAVHDMLTFSESFDLKKYGWDGAPLHDPTVIAYLLQPDLFEGRHCNVAIETASELTVGMTVVDYWHVTGRAYNATYFRSGNAEGFYKLLTERLARLP
- a CDS encoding ABC-F family ATP-binding cassette domain-containing protein, whose protein sequence is MPLSVTISHLTYTGPDNRTLFSNLDLTFGPGRTGLVGRNGVGKSTLFRLISGTLTPASGAIMVSGRIGLLRQQVQPQPEETIADLFGVRDGLALVERAMAGLAEAEELAEADWTLEARLGEALAALKLSVTPQTRLSTLSGGQRTRAALAALVFDGPDLILLDEPTNNLDAEGRAAVTEMLARWRGAAIVISHDRDLLDTMDAIVELTGLGATTYGGNWSFYRERKALDLANAQHDLDVAEKQVRDAARAAQDAREKQDKRDASGRRKGARGDMPKIVMGGLKRQAEATAGGLDRLAQKQADAVEAQAEAARARIEVLAPFAVKLPSSGVPSGKVLLRASGLTGGHDPEHPVIRDFAMDMIGPERVAITGPNGVGKTSLLKLLTGQLQPLSGSVQIGGKLALLDQQVGLLDRGETILENFRRLNPESSVNDCRAVLAAFQFRNAAALQEVGTLSGGEMLRAGLACVLGGGVPPMLIVLDEPTNHLDVAAVEVVEAGLRAYDGALLVVSHDRAFLENIGVGREVRL